A window from Cryptomeria japonica chromosome 1, Sugi_1.0, whole genome shotgun sequence encodes these proteins:
- the LOC131028638 gene encoding non-specific lipid transfer protein GPI-anchored 5 translates to MAGRVTERQITPSVAAILCVVTLMTVVGKHTAFAQASCNSALASLSPCLNYVTGQDAAPNQGCCNALASVVKNKALCLCQLLASNSSSINRNRALALPGECNVTTPPVSQCQGSGAPNNTSPASNGTGTQITKARGSNPSSTNEASGIFVLSSINVVAILVFAAFLSW, encoded by the exons ATGGCCGGAAGAgtaacagaaagacaaataacaccgTCAGTTGCCGCAATTTTGTGCGTTGTGACGCTCATGACTGTGGTGGGAAAGCACACGGCGTTTGCACAGGCGAGCTGTAACAGTGCACTGGCGAGCTTATCGCCGTGTTTAAATTACGTGACGGGACAAGATGCGGCGCCTAATCAGGGGTGCTGTAACGCACTGGCTTCTGTCGTGAAGAACAAGGCCCTCTGTCTCTGTCAGCTGCTTGCTAGTAATAGTTCGTCAATTAACAGAAATAGAGCTCTGGCCCTGCCAGGAGAATGCAACGTTACAACCCCTCCTGTCAGCCAATGTCAAG GTTCCGGAGCTCCTAATAATACCTCCCCTGCTTCTAACGGCACAGGCACTCAAATTACGAAGGCTAGGGGTTCGAATCCCTCTAGTACCAATGAAGCTTCGGGAATCTTCGTCCTCTCTTCCATTAATGTCGTGGCTATTTTAGTTTTCGCTGCATTTCTTTCATGGTGA